A region of the Struthio camelus isolate bStrCam1 chromosome 4, bStrCam1.hap1, whole genome shotgun sequence genome:
GTAATCTGAATCCTCTGATGCTGTCCTGGCACCGTCTTGGTCCTGCCAGGGTTATCCTGCCCGCAGGGACTGAGACAGTGTCTCTAGTGACATAACTGCCTCCATCATCATTAGTTATATCTTGAGAAACTTTTTTCTCTACCTatcatggagaggtttggtttaggggagaaGTTAAGAAAGTAGGTTTTTACTGCACAGTGGGTGTAAGGTGCCAGTCATCCTGTCCTTTGTTGTAACCAGGGATAGCCTGCAGAAACCCCCCACTGCCACAATCTAAGATCATTAGCGGAGGGCTAACGTGTAGCCTAGCAGCCTAGACCCGTCAGTCACgtagaatattccagaaggaaggcggcCGTCTGCAAACATGTTCACGTTAAAATTAGAGATTGAAACTGGACCACTAGGAGCGGGGGCTAGACAACTTTAACCAAttgcttgcctgcggtcccacagtgggacagggataaaaggggcacgcgtgagcccagcagcggcttttgcagCGGCGACggagagaagagagctgaattcactgaagaagaagCGGCGGCGAAGAAGCTgccgagagctgaaatcactgaagcggcggggaagaagcagcctcggTGGCCTTTTCCAAGGCTCCAAGACGCCAGGCCACCTTTTCCaaggctcccccccgccccaccgagggaagctTGGTCcagcccggcaggctgtgggcagCCAGCACCACTGCACCCCCTGATCCGGGAcgctgggtcaggcagctggggatccccccccccagctctgtgatgggctcagctgcccctccCGGGCGCCCCGTGACACTACCCCATGCTTCTAGCTTCCTACTGTTTTTCTACCCATTGACGTATCTCATGTTATGCCTTTGATTAGAAGAGTCTGTCCTTTTCAGCCAAAACAGTATCTTTTGCAGCACAGCTTTAAGCTTCTGATCAGAAAAGCAATAAGCAGCCAGAGGTTGAAAACGTTTGCCAGATCTTGGAATAGCTGATGAGACCAGATGTGGCCCCTGTATTGATGGAATCAGAAAGACTAGCTGCATTTACAGTATTTGCTCTCCTATACAGGAATACAGCAGACCCCTTTGCCTGTACTTGTGTTGTTTTGTCGTCAGGAGGATGCAGTTGGACTCAGACAAACATTCACAACTGCTAGAGATCATCACAGCAAACTATCACTGCCCCCAAAGGACAGCTGTTTGCCACCTTGGATACCAGACTTAGATGACCAATAAATTTGCTTCAGcatggagaaagaggaagggatgTTAAGATGAAATCCTAATTTAGTGTAGAAATGCTTTATCTGATTTTAGTCTTTCATTATTAGCAAAAGATTTTAGTTGTGATTGTTTGCCCCAGTTTTAAGCAGGCTGAGATCTCTTGATTGAGATCTTGAACTGTGAGCAGCTATTTAAAGATTTACAGTGAAACGGTCAAATTGAACACCTTTTAGTGCTTTCATCCCACTTAACCTCAATTAATATAATACACCTATTGCCAAGTTGCTATCTCTTTCAGGactgcagaaataaatgttttctgtgcttcttccttcccctccaacTAAGGATTCAGTGTATGGCTGTCATTTAGTTCTTCAGAAACTGAAGGTGGACAGACTTAATTAACTTGGTGTCCTGTTCCTTTCACACAGCCAGGAACAGCCATTGTGGCCACATGGTGGCTTGCTTGACAATTCTCTGCAAAAGTCTCAGAGTTTTAGTCTCAGCAGCTCACAAAACTTCTGAAATTCAGCTAGCATTCTCGGTTGTGTGTGAAGCTTTAAGAAGTCATAGGATTCTTCTGTCGGCCAGAGGACGAAGGGATATCCCCTGGGAGTTGCAGGCTGCGCTAGGAAGCTTCACGTTACTCAGATGAGAACACACAGCTGTTCTcaggaattaattatttcttttaggAGTGGAAGTGTTTAGCAGGAGTTTGCTTACTGCTCTGGAGAGAACTTGGGAGCTCCGTGTACTTCTGGCAATGTACCTGATATGATCATAAGTAGAAATACTTAATTACAGTTTTCCTGTGTAGGTCCAGAGTGAGTGAATAATGTTGGAAAGTGAGTCTTGTAATATGAGGGGGGAGCAATTAAAAGTTGTACTGCGAGACCAAAAGCCCACATATTATTACACTCTTGTCTATGTTATGTCCCAGATAATTAGCAAAACAGCTAAACATGCAGTGAATTACTGCATCCACTTTATTTGTCAGATTCCACAGGGGAGGTGATTCTCCAAGAGATTACATACTCTCCAGGAGATTACATATCCAGACAGTTATCTTGGCCTTTGCCACACTCTGAACAGTTTCTGTAAAAACAGTCTTTAGTCCAAAGAGAAGTTTTTCCCCTATGTGGAGGCCATATATTAGTCTCATATCCTTTATAAGGCTCTTCTCCTGACACTTTTTCTGACGTTTTGGAAGgtagcagcccttttctgtgtaCACTGGTGAAGTAAGTCTGCAACTGGTTCTACATGGAAAACTGCAATTGCTAATGCACTCCAGCTAGGAGGAAAAGGgattatgtaaatatattctcATGTCAGATACTGTATCAGAGCAGTCCTGGTATTGGAGGAGTCATCTCAGCGGCTAGCAACAATGCCACGTTTACGTGCTTGATAGTACCAacatacaaaagcaaaaacatgggAGTTAGTTAAACTAACACCCTGCAAAACCTAGAAAATGTGCAAATGAAGTGAAAGTGGAAATGTTTTCATATATAAGTATTGTATAGTATAAGTGAGATGATTATCTGATCTATGGCAGAATGGAAGTCCTGATGCACAGTTGGGTTACCCTGCTGAGAGCTcagctcttttttaattttaaagctaaaaattAGAAGTTTAAAGCATCATCACTGAAACTCAGCTGCAGAGGTTTAGAGCAGGAAAGGAAgctgagaggagagggaaagaaatgggACTCCATGGAGGTGAGGTGTTCTGTTGCGGGAAAAGGTTCAAAACCTCTGTAAAACTCATCTGTTTACTCAATGCTTTGGCCTGGATGatacagttttctttcagaaacattCACTGAGGTTGACTAGAAAGCCTGTTTGTACTCACCACTTGGTCAAGAGGAGGTGGTATTGATAAACCAATACATGAGAAAATCAGTTCTGTGTTTTGCAAGGTGCCTCTGTGTTGTCAGAAATACAGTTTGATTTCCCCATTTTTCATCCTTGTGTCTATGCCCAAGCAAAATAGGCTTATAATATGATAAAATTTCTGCTTACTTTAACTTATGGTAACATTTAGCACCCATTTTGCCCGCTTGATATGCAGGAGTAAGCTGTGACAATGAAAGAGTAGTGATTGAAGATAAGGTCCTTGAACATGACCAAACACTGACCTAGCCACTTGCAACTTTAATAATTGTATTGACTTTTTATAAGTGTTTGGATGGGTCCAACTGCTCTGGCTATGTTTTAACTCAGTGTTTTGCATGCGTAAGTGCTGTTCTGCAGTTTCAATTGGAGAGACTCTTCACTTCTTTGGGGATATTGTTGGTCCTGAATAGCTTGATTTACCCAGCCCAAGTGTAGCTGCAATTCCTTTCTGGGTGAGCAATCACAATATATAGGCAGAAATTTGGAATGTGCTTTGAGGAAAGGCTATTTGTGAAGATAGGTGCTTATTGGAAGAAATAAATTAATGAGCTGCAAAAAACCAGCAGTATGAACTTCAGAAATGGAGTAAGGTATCTGCAtgaatgtatatatgtatatatgctcgCTACGGAAAGTACAGCATTTAGCCAATACGTTAAGGGTATATAAACAGAAATAACACTGCTTTTTATCTTTTGTGCGTCATACAAAATGACTTCATCAGTAAACTGAGACCAACCTGCAAACAAAGCTTTGCTGAATATAATATTATGCAATGCTCCTAATGAATtaacagaaatattcagaagttATCAGTTTTGCTTCAGTTAGTGCCAAATTTTTATTTATGGcagattgtttttaaatatgctttaaagTCTCACAGAGAAGGGTGATAGGGAAGTTGAACGTATTACAACTAAAGATGtggctgcttttgcttttatgtacCCTCTGTGTGTACCAGAATCAGTTTTGAAGAAAGTTGATGGTGTATTTGATTTTGTAAATACAGCAAAGATTTATGAGTAATTATATTGGGAGTAAAACTGCTTTGGCTTCACGTGCTTTCATTCTTAATTTGATTATCATATTATTGTTCTGCCAACAAGCACTTCAGTCTACTCGTTTCCATAGGGACATGGATTAATGCCCACCAATGGGAACTTCTCCTTTAACTTGGATACAGGACAGTATCAGCTGACAAGCAGATTCTTGCTGCTTATTGAGAAACATTCATGATCCCCAGTCTCATCTCAGGTCACAGATGTCTCAGGAACTTGAGCTACTTAGAttcactgcactgaggaaagcaGAATGGTTTATTGTCAGCAAGTTTCAGTTCAGACTATCATCCCGCTCGTCaatctcaaaatgaaaaacagaaattttctTCCAGCAAAACAAAAGGGTTAATTTCCTCTTTACAGAATGGGAAGGATAATTGCAAAGGAAAGTGTAACAGGAAACTAATgcaaactttttaaatatattcagcaCCGCTGTCTTAATTAAATTGTCATAGACAACCTTGAAgatttttctcagcttctttAGCTGGAGGCCAGCTCACCTTCACCTCTCCTCCAAGGTGCTGTCTTCTGGAAGAGAATAAGCTTTGGACTGAGCCTAAATGGGCCAACTGGGCCCTTCCCCAGTTTGCTAATACCTGAAGAATTCATTATATACTTCATGAGTTTAATCTTAAAATTCATTAAGATTAAATGAATCTTCAGAACAGAGCCTAGACTCTcagcttctttcttccttgttaATTAATCTTACCGAAGCATGTTGTATTCGTTTGGAGGTTTGTGGGAATGAGatgttgttttcagttttttacATCTGCCTTTGAAATGCACTGAGTCTGTGCTCTGCTGATTTGCTCACCAGGCTCATGCCCCTGCTCAAAAAGTTAATTGAACGACTGCTTAATCCTCCATTCCCAGACAGTTTGTCCTACGCTGGTGCTATATTCTTCATGGTTTCCATACACCTTTCATGTCATAGAGAATATTATCTACAGCACGTTTTTTATAATTCCTTGGTGGAAGTTACAATGTGAGGTTTCCATGATAAACCCCTGAGGCATATCAACCGTCAAGATGTCTGACGTAGGATGTTAAGGTGACTGAACTATGTCAATTTGCCCCTGTAACTAGCTTTTGAGATTTGAGTTTTTGCAGTCTCTCCATGCGCAACATAATTAATCTACTTGCTGAGGAAAATATCTCCTGAGGGGTAGAGCTCTGATTCTGGTATGCAGAGAAGTTGGCTGTGAAagttttgcttcctgttttctgtgtgtgtgaaaGGGGAGATGCAGCTGATAGACTCCCAGAACACCTGTGTAACCGTCAGAAAGAGACATAAAATTAGCAATGCAGATTTATTTAAGTGGTCTTACTTTGGTGAAAATTCTGTACAGCAGATAGGTCCGTTTCCTCCTAAATCATTTAGTTACGTAAATGCTGCAAGAGTAAATGTGTTTTGAGTTTGAGCTGTTAAGAATTTTATTTCCTTGAACTCTTAATACTTGCACTCTACTGAAAATGGATGTTTTGTTAGAATTAGATAGCCtgcaaaaataaatcattctacTTCTGGAGGTAGAAATTATTAACTATTAAAAAGGAATTATCATCTCTTGTGAGATGCCTCAGCTTCAAGATTACGTGTTTGAAATTCTGTCTTGAGAATGTAAGCTGAGTATGCAGAAGTCTTTTGCTGGTTCTTTGCTAAGGGATGAATTTCATACACAAAAGGTGGGTTATATTTGCtgcattatttaatttcttttcttcttgttataTATGCTTCGGACTGTGTCACATCTTAGgtgctgctgtttctttgccCTTGGAAGATACTCTTGCATTttgaaatttcagtgaaaatgctcATCTGCATGTTGAAtttcaacaaagaaaagaaaaaaaaattggaatggCAATTTTCATTGTCAGTCAACTGTAATTTAACACCGTCATAAAATCGTGTTAGATCGGTTATCGCTGCCCCTTAATATTGCTTTGTTAGACAGGCctgctttattcttttaatttggcCCTCCTCAGTGCCGTATAGTGTGGATGCTGCCTTCTTGCAGCGTATAGCATAGCATGCACAGTAAATTAAAACTCATCTGGCAGTAGAGCAGGGAGTCTAGAATGTCCTCCTGTTTTCCCTCCTTTCAGAAAAATTCTTGCTTCGTTCCTGACTTCCCTTTTGCCATGGAGTCCCTCCAGACAGTTCCAGGTCAAAGTTTTTTTTGATCTCAAGAGGTTCATTGCCAGCCTGGACTCTGGAGAACAGGGTCAGCTACTCTTTGAAGGAAGCCGGGCCAGGCTTCCTTGTCTTCATTCGTCCTGTGAGTGACATTGTACTCGACAAACCATCTGAGTGTCACTTTAGTCTGTTCTGCACTCAGATAGCCTAGCCCAACCTTTTGGAAGGACTGTCAGTCCTTTGGAATTTGACTGTCAGTCACATTCTACAGAGGTAGATTTCCCCTTTagtgttttattcttttattgcttttggtGGCAATAACTACAGATATCTTTGCTTTACTTCCCTGAGGAAAGCTTGATTAAGCTGGATGGGAGATTGGGAGAGGAAGGCATGACTTGTATTATCAGTCCAATCAAATTATTTATGCGCTAGCACACATTATAACCTACAACTGCTAACAAcaggcttttgttttttattaaacaaGAGGTTGCATGgtggaagaattaaaaaactttttattttccaaacagaatcagcacaggaaaaaaatggggCTGTTTGTCTCCTGAAAGAGTGTGTGACTCTTTCGTGTCTCAGGTTTTCTGTATGTTGTGTTAAATGCTTAACCAAAAGAGAGTAGTAATGCCCAGGGCATGCTTTTTCATGAGAGGACTCTCATGATGCCTCTCCAGATCTATGTGGAATACTGATGGACACGACTATATGTTAATTCTATTGGGCCATTTTCCGTCTCCAAAAAATCTCTTCCTCCATGGGTTTTTAATCCTGAGTGCTAAACTCATCGTCCCTCACTTTTTCTAGAGAGCTTCTTTGCCAAGCTACAGCTATGGGATAATTTGGAGATGTTCCTAGGAAATCCAGGAGATTTTGCAGGTGTTTAGAGTAAGGTGTCTTCTTTTCAGATTTTGGGCACCACTGCTTCATACAGAGTTGCTAATTGTGCTGTGGTTTTCCTGTAGTTATGCTTTGAACACACTGGCATTACAATATTCATGAGAGTATAATTCCTCCTCAAGCTTCTTGGCCTACTAGAAAAACAGACATTCCTGTCTTTGCTAGAGCTAGCTTCCCTGATCAGCTGACTGTGAGGGGGTACATGGCCAAGTCCCTGGTGTTTGAAGTACAAAGAGGAATATCCATTGGCTCTTCTGAATGAAGAGGATGCTTTTGCACTGATTCCCATAAGGGCCTGTGGGGCTTTTGGAATTTTGTCCCTGTGTTTGTCTAGACATGGGGTGTAGGAAAGCAGCAGATGGGAGGCTTGTTGTGTTCTCCTTTACTCccaaatttttattctttttgaatTTTGAAGAGTACTGTGAAATTTGTGTTTCTTAGcatctttgtattttttaaaaaggtaccaCTGATTGTATTCCTCCCATTATAACAGAATTCCTTTCCACTTAACTGAGAAAAACAAGAATTGGAATTAAAGGATGAGGGTGAGGGGGATTCGTAATACcttagaaaaaacagcaaaaatataacttttattGCATAAATTTtatatggaattttattttagcaaTCAACAGCGAGTGCAACAACTAAACACATTCAGCAAATTCAATGTGTTTTCTTTCCATAGGGTGGGACTCAGTATTGAGAAAAgttgaacagaaaacaaaaccttgCTTCTCCGCTTTTGTAAAGAACCAAGAGAATTCTGTAAGACATAATGGGACCCCTTACAAATATCTTTGTCTTTGCCTGGGTCTTTATATTCACTCTTTGGAATCCTATCCAGCTGACTGTGGAAAATGAATTTATTGCAAACTATTCAAGCAGTTTGCTAACTAGTAtcccaaaaaatattttaatccatACTCGTCTATTAGATTTATCACATAATAGGATCTCTGAACTTAGTATCTTTGATTTTATGTCTCTTTCTGAGCTTCAAGTATTGAATCTTTCTCATAATCTAATTACAGAGCTTGACTTCAATGTCTTCATGTTTAATCAGGGTTTAGAATACTTAGATTTGTCTCATAACAACATTTTGAAAGTTTACTGTCAAAGTGTTGCACGTCTCAGACATTTAGATCTTTCTTTCAATAAGTTTGCTGCCTTGCCCATCTGTAAGGAATTTGGGACCATGTTTCATCTGGAGTACCTAGGATTAAGTGCCACGATGATACAGAGATCAGACTTCAGATACATCACACATTTGCAGCTGCACACTGTCTTCCTAACCTTAGAAGAATTTTCTAGGTATGAACCTCGGAGTCTGATAGCCTTAAATACAAGGAGCCTTCACATAGTTTTTGCAGCAaaccaaaacttcattttttccctcttgtatGATGGAATGAGCAcctcagaaaatttaaaaataactaaccTAAGATATATGTTGAGTTACAAagatttcccttctcctccttttgagcttctgaaaaaaatcaagacaacAGCTCTGATGCTTGACAATGTGGATTTGCAATGGGGtatcatttttcaaattttcctaCTTATTTGGAATTCACCTGTGGAGTACTGGACTGTGAAAAATTTGACTTTTCGTGGATCATTGGGGAAGCTGACAGAATatgaatttttattcttattaagCTTTCAGGAACGATCGGTCTATTGGGGTGGCTCCATGAAAGCACTAACTTTGGAGCATGCTCGCAATAAGGTTTATTATTTCAACCAGGAGATACTATACAGACaattttcagaaatgaacatTGAAAATTTAACAATATATGATGCGTGTATGCCACACATGCTTTGCCCCAAGAGAACAAGctcatttcagtatttaaattttTCTCACAACGCCCTGACAGATGAGTTGTTCCAGAATTGTGTCACTCTGAAAGCTTTGAAATCACttattttacagagaaataaatTTAAGATCCTTTCCAAGGTGAGCTTCATGACCAGCCATATGAAATCACTGAAATATTTGGACATGAGCAAAAACTTGCTGCATCACGATGGGGCTGAGGGGCGCTGCGAGTGGGCGAACTCACTGGCAGAGCTGGACTTGTCCTCCAATCAGTTGACGGAGTCTGTGTTTGAGTGCTTGCCCGTCAATATCCAAATCCTGGATCTACAAAACAACCAGATCGCAAGCGTCCCGAGGGGGATTGCTGAGCTGAAGTCCTTGAAAGAGCTGAATCTTGCATCAAACCGGCTGACTGACCTGCCCGGGTGCAGCGGCtttcctgccctggcagccctgaACATAGAGATGAACTCAATCCTCACGCC
Encoded here:
- the LOC104143076 gene encoding toll-like receptor 1, whose translation is MGPLTNIFVFAWVFIFTLWNPIQLTVENEFIANYSSSLLTSIPKNILIHTRLLDLSHNRISELSIFDFMSLSELQVLNLSHNLITELDFNVFMFNQGLEYLDLSHNNILKVYCQSVARLRHLDLSFNKFAALPICKEFGTMFHLEYLGLSATMIQRSDFRYITHLQLHTVFLTLEEFSRYEPRSLIALNTRSLHIVFAANQNFIFSLLYDGMSTSENLKITNLRYMLSYKDFPSPPFELLKKIKTTALMLDNVDLQWGIIFQIFLLIWNSPVEYWTVKNLTFRGSLGKLTEYEFLFLLSFQERSVYWGGSMKALTLEHARNKVYYFNQEILYRQFSEMNIENLTIYDACMPHMLCPKRTSSFQYLNFSHNALTDELFQNCVTLKALKSLILQRNKFKILSKVSFMTSHMKSLKYLDMSKNLLHHDGAEGRCEWANSLAELDLSSNQLTESVFECLPVNIQILDLQNNQIASVPRGIAELKSLKELNLASNRLTDLPGCSGFPALAALNIEMNSILTPSADFFQSCQRVGELQAGHNPFKCSCELRDFIRLEKQSGGKLSGWPGAYVCRYPEDLQGTQLKDFHLSELSCNTTLLLVTALLLTLVLVAVVAFLCVYFDALWYARMMWQWTQMKRRAWHSYPQEQENMLQFHAFISYSERDSLWVKNELIPNLEKGEGCVQLCQHERNFIPGKSIVENIIDCIEKSYKSVFVLSPNFVQSEWCHYELYFAHHKLFSENSNSLILILLEPIPPYVIPARYHKLKALMAKRTYLEWPKERSKHALFWANLRAAININLPVSFEANEE